One region of Streptomyces sp. CG4 genomic DNA includes:
- a CDS encoding HpcH/HpaI aldolase/citrate lyase family protein: MRHFGHIAPEVRQRLFHREPGVFTADSPARLLAAALGATLYSPATRPRLADDIVKQAENGVVSMVLCLEDSIDDADVVAGEENLVRHFADLAARPGAEPPLLFVRVRAPEQIPDLVRRLGPSVRLLSGFVLPKFTEERGIPFLEALTVAEADSGRRLFAMPVLESPELLYRESRVDTLEGIARAVDKFRDRVLALRLGVTDFCSSYGLRRAPDMTAYDVQVVASVIADVVNMLGRADGTGFTVTGPVWEYFRVSERMFKPQLRQSPFLEVQAVELRERLIEHAMDGLLREISLDQANGLLGKTCIHPSHVLPVHALSVVSHEEYSDAQDILRPERGGGGVLRSAYTNKMNEVKPHRAWAERTLLRAEVFGVAHEDVGFVELLAAGIRNA, translated from the coding sequence ATGCGTCATTTCGGGCACATCGCCCCCGAGGTGCGGCAGCGCCTCTTCCACCGGGAGCCGGGCGTGTTCACCGCCGACTCTCCGGCCCGGCTGCTCGCCGCCGCCCTCGGCGCCACCCTGTACAGCCCGGCAACCCGGCCGCGGCTCGCCGACGACATCGTCAAGCAGGCCGAGAACGGCGTGGTCTCGATGGTGCTGTGCCTGGAGGACTCGATCGACGACGCGGACGTCGTGGCCGGCGAGGAGAACCTCGTCCGGCACTTCGCCGACCTGGCCGCCCGGCCCGGAGCCGAGCCGCCGCTGCTGTTCGTCCGGGTCCGCGCCCCCGAGCAGATCCCCGACCTCGTACGGCGCCTCGGCCCGTCCGTACGGCTGCTGTCCGGATTCGTGCTGCCGAAGTTCACCGAGGAGCGCGGCATCCCCTTCCTGGAGGCCCTGACGGTCGCCGAGGCCGACAGCGGACGCCGGTTGTTCGCCATGCCCGTCCTGGAGTCCCCCGAGCTGCTCTACCGCGAGTCGCGCGTGGACACCCTGGAAGGCATCGCCCGCGCCGTCGACAAATTCCGCGACCGGGTCCTGGCGCTCCGCCTCGGCGTGACCGATTTCTGCTCCTCCTACGGCCTGCGCCGCGCCCCGGACATGACCGCCTACGACGTCCAGGTCGTCGCCTCCGTGATCGCCGACGTCGTGAACATGCTGGGCCGGGCCGACGGCACCGGATTCACCGTGACCGGCCCGGTGTGGGAGTACTTCCGGGTCTCCGAGCGCATGTTCAAGCCGCAGCTGCGACAGAGCCCCTTCCTGGAAGTACAGGCCGTCGAGCTGCGCGAGAGGCTGATCGAGCACGCCATGGACGGACTGCTGCGGGAGATCTCCCTCGACCAGGCCAACGGTCTGCTCGGCAAGACCTGCATCCACCCCTCCCATGTGCTGCCCGTCCACGCGCTGTCCGTGGTCAGCCACGAGGAGTACAGCGACGCCCAGGACATCCTGCGGCCGGAACGCGGCGGCGGGGGAGTGCTCCGGTCGGCCTACACGAACAAGATGAACGAGGTGAAGCCGCACCGCGCCTGGGCCGAGCGGACCCTGCTGCGCGCCGAGGTCTTCGGCGTGGCCCACGAGGACGTGGGCTTCGTGGAGCTGCTCGCCGCCGGAATAAGGAACGCATGA
- a CDS encoding DUF4383 domain-containing protein → MATHAVHTPRRRIEFDKHLPVDHRLNTVYRIGAGLIGAFLVAFGILGLIHHIGYFDTGGATVTGLNTNGTLSVLSICIGAILLVGMVIGGNVASTLNMVLGILFLLNGFLFLGLLDTPHNFLAFKIQNVLFSFVVGLLLMTFGMYGRVGSTLPHDNPYWRARHPDAVEREQADQ, encoded by the coding sequence ATGGCCACACACGCAGTGCACACGCCGCGACGGCGGATCGAGTTCGACAAGCACCTGCCCGTCGACCACCGGCTGAACACGGTCTACCGGATCGGTGCGGGTCTGATCGGCGCGTTCCTCGTCGCCTTCGGCATCCTGGGTCTGATCCACCACATCGGCTACTTCGACACCGGCGGAGCGACGGTCACCGGCCTGAACACCAACGGCACGCTGAGTGTGCTGTCGATCTGCATCGGCGCGATCCTGCTGGTCGGCATGGTGATCGGCGGGAACGTCGCGTCCACGCTGAACATGGTCCTCGGGATCCTGTTCCTGCTGAACGGCTTCCTGTTCCTCGGCCTGCTCGACACCCCGCACAATTTCCTGGCGTTCAAGATCCAGAACGTGCTGTTCAGCTTTGTCGTGGGCCTGCTGCTGATGACCTTCGGTATGTACGGGCGGGTCGGCTCGACCCTGCCGCACGACAACCCGTACTGGCGGGCCCGGCACCCGGACGCCGTCGAGCGTGAGCAGGCCGACCAGTAA
- a CDS encoding Tellurium resistance, translating to MGFFDGLLGARLSDFDSGEAATGSIQLTGRHHTVSLTKQGAATGHLRVNLTWRMRASDFDATQRTSLFRHPFKALKPPEVLGHGQSMVNVDLDLGCLYELTDGTKGVVQPLGNYLGDVNAPPYIKLSGDDRFGSASGETMYINLDHLDAIKRLLVFVYIYDQTPAFDRTHAIVTLYPSNGPRIEIGLDERHPQARSCAVVMIENVKGELVVRREVKFVYGFQGELDRLYGWGLQWGRGYKTKA from the coding sequence ATGGGCTTCTTCGACGGACTGCTGGGTGCGCGGCTCTCCGACTTCGACTCGGGCGAGGCCGCGACCGGCTCCATCCAGCTCACCGGGCGGCACCACACGGTGTCGCTCACCAAACAAGGCGCGGCCACCGGCCATCTGCGCGTCAACCTGACCTGGCGGATGCGCGCGTCCGACTTCGACGCCACCCAGCGCACCAGCCTCTTCCGCCACCCCTTCAAGGCCCTCAAGCCGCCGGAGGTCCTCGGCCACGGCCAGAGCATGGTCAACGTCGACCTGGACCTCGGCTGCCTCTACGAACTGACCGACGGCACGAAGGGCGTTGTCCAGCCGCTCGGCAACTACCTCGGCGACGTCAACGCCCCGCCGTACATCAAGCTCAGCGGCGACGACCGCTTCGGCTCGGCGTCCGGCGAGACGATGTACATCAACCTCGACCACCTCGACGCCATCAAACGCCTGCTGGTCTTCGTCTACATCTACGACCAGACCCCGGCCTTCGACCGCACCCACGCCATCGTCACGCTGTACCCCAGCAACGGCCCCCGCATCGAGATAGGCCTGGACGAACGCCATCCCCAGGCCCGCTCCTGCGCGGTCGTCATGATCGAGAACGTGAAGGGCGAGCTCGTCGTCCGCCGCGAGGTGAAGTTCGTCTACGGCTTCCAGGGCGAGCTGGACCGGCTGTACGGGTGGGGGCTGCAGTGGGGCCGGGGCTATAAGACCAAGGCCTAG
- a CDS encoding phosphoribosyltransferase has product MKNAVNDGVWTGSWVAERLGVELVGDDGLPALLGLALRRNPKRAHLLVSNVLGKHVPQSPTVVYDHGHRLGRRVLALLGEAEAGAAVVLGYAETATGLGHAVADGLGTAPYLHSTRRPVAGVARAGGFEESHSHATSHLLLPEDPGLLAGDGPLVLVDDEFSTGNTVLSTVRDLHERYPRRRYVVVALVDMRSAEDTERMERFADEIGARVDLVAAASGAVRLPEGVLEKGQRLVGRYESAGCGSDVVARAHAAEPHSVSPRAPERAPQFSRVDLNWPHRLPDGGRHGFTPAHRTRLEAALPAMAARIRDALPPGARRVLVLGFEELMYAPLRLARELEQVTDAEVRFSTTTRSPVLALDDPGYAIRTRLAFPAHDAPADGPGERYAYNVAGGGFDAVVAVVDSVADTPALHASDGLLARLAAHTPHVLLAVVPSYVPHAPERPAMLPEPLRGPAFSSYAPDEVGWLLQDLSDLTLEAPTEEREEAIQSGGAHYAESLPVEYQPSEQYQELFHTALDASGGRIAQAVGVVTETVLAERSPRPVLVSLARAGTPVGILMRRWARFRHGLDLPHYAVSIVRGRGIDAGALRWLAAHHDPRDVVFVDGWTGKGAITRELAQAVEEFEEKEGITGFDPEIAVLADPGSCVRTYGTREDFLIPSACLNSTVSGLISRTVLRADLVGPDDFHGAKFYRELAGADVSVAFLDAVCARFPEVADSVDTAVKELMGEDRTPTWAGWRAVERISEEYGIHDVNLVKPGVGETTRVLLRRVPWKILARKGAGADLDHVRLLAEQRGVPVVEVGELPYTCVGLIHPRYTRGATGADGKAVNV; this is encoded by the coding sequence ATGAAGAACGCAGTGAACGACGGGGTCTGGACCGGCAGCTGGGTCGCCGAGCGGCTCGGGGTCGAACTCGTCGGCGACGACGGCCTGCCGGCTCTGCTGGGGCTCGCCCTGCGCCGCAACCCCAAGCGGGCCCATCTGCTGGTGTCCAACGTCCTCGGCAAGCATGTGCCCCAGTCGCCGACGGTGGTCTACGACCACGGCCACCGCCTGGGCCGACGGGTCCTCGCGCTGCTCGGCGAGGCGGAGGCCGGTGCCGCCGTCGTCCTCGGATACGCGGAGACCGCCACGGGCCTGGGCCATGCGGTGGCGGACGGTCTGGGAACGGCGCCGTATCTGCACTCCACGCGTCGGCCGGTGGCCGGGGTTGCCCGTGCGGGCGGCTTCGAGGAGTCGCATTCCCATGCCACTTCTCATCTTTTGCTGCCGGAGGATCCTGGGCTGCTGGCCGGGGACGGTCCGCTGGTGCTCGTCGACGATGAGTTCTCCACCGGTAACACTGTGCTGAGCACCGTCCGTGACCTGCATGAACGGTATCCGCGGCGGCGGTATGTGGTGGTTGCGCTGGTGGATATGCGTTCGGCTGAGGATACCGAGCGGATGGAACGGTTCGCCGACGAGATCGGGGCGCGGGTGGATCTGGTCGCCGCCGCGTCCGGGGCCGTACGGCTGCCGGAGGGTGTGCTGGAGAAGGGGCAGCGACTGGTGGGGCGCTATGAGTCCGCCGGGTGCGGGTCCGATGTGGTTGCTCGCGCCCACGCGGCGGAGCCGCATAGTGTCTCGCCCCGCGCCCCTGAACGGGCGCCCCAGTTCAGCCGTGTTGATCTGAACTGGCCTCACCGTCTCCCGGACGGTGGACGTCACGGTTTCACCCCCGCCCACCGCACCCGCCTCGAAGCCGCGCTGCCCGCCATGGCCGCCCGTATACGCGACGCCCTGCCCCCCGGCGCCCGGCGCGTCCTCGTCCTCGGCTTCGAGGAGCTGATGTACGCCCCGCTGCGCCTCGCGCGCGAACTGGAGCAGGTCACCGACGCCGAGGTGCGGTTCTCCACCACCACCCGCTCGCCCGTCCTCGCGCTGGACGACCCCGGCTACGCGATCCGCACCCGGCTGGCCTTCCCCGCGCACGACGCCCCGGCCGACGGCCCCGGTGAACGCTACGCCTACAACGTGGCGGGCGGCGGCTTCGACGCCGTCGTCGCCGTGGTCGACTCCGTCGCCGACACCCCGGCCCTGCACGCATCCGACGGCCTGCTGGCCCGCCTCGCCGCCCACACCCCGCACGTCCTGCTCGCGGTCGTCCCGTCGTACGTCCCGCACGCTCCCGAAAGGCCGGCCATGCTGCCCGAGCCCCTCCGTGGCCCCGCTTTCTCCTCGTACGCGCCCGACGAGGTCGGCTGGCTGCTCCAGGACCTCTCCGACCTCACGCTGGAGGCGCCGACCGAGGAGCGGGAGGAGGCCATCCAGAGCGGTGGCGCGCACTACGCCGAGTCGCTGCCGGTGGAGTACCAGCCGAGCGAGCAGTACCAGGAGCTGTTCCACACCGCGCTGGATGCCTCCGGCGGCCGTATCGCGCAGGCCGTCGGGGTCGTGACGGAGACGGTGCTCGCCGAGCGGTCACCGCGCCCGGTGCTGGTCTCGCTCGCCCGCGCGGGCACCCCGGTCGGCATCCTGATGCGCCGCTGGGCCCGCTTCCGGCACGGCCTGGACCTGCCGCACTACGCCGTGTCGATCGTGCGCGGCCGCGGTATCGACGCGGGCGCGCTGCGCTGGCTGGCCGCCCACCACGACCCGCGGGACGTCGTGTTCGTCGACGGCTGGACCGGCAAGGGCGCCATCACCCGCGAACTCGCCCAGGCCGTTGAGGAGTTCGAGGAGAAGGAGGGCATCACCGGCTTCGACCCGGAGATCGCCGTACTCGCCGACCCGGGCTCCTGCGTACGCACGTACGGCACCCGTGAGGACTTCCTCATCCCCTCCGCCTGCCTCAACTCGACGGTATCCGGCCTGATTTCGCGTACGGTCCTGCGCGCCGACCTGGTCGGCCCGGACGACTTCCACGGCGCGAAGTTCTACCGCGAACTCGCCGGCGCCGATGTCTCCGTGGCCTTCCTCGACGCCGTCTGCGCCCGCTTCCCCGAGGTCGCCGACAGCGTGGACACGGCGGTCAAGGAGCTGATGGGCGAGGACCGTACCCCGACCTGGGCCGGCTGGCGAGCCGTCGAGCGGATCAGCGAGGAGTACGGCATCCACGACGTGAACCTGGTCAAGCCCGGCGTCGGCGAGACCACCCGGGTCCTGCTGCGCCGGGTGCCCTGGAAGATCCTGGCCCGAAAGGGGGCCGGTGCCGACCTGGACCACGTCCGCCTGCTCGCCGAGCAGCGCGGGGTGCCGGTCGTGGAGGTCGGCGAACTGCCGTACACCTGCGTCGGGTTGATCCACCCCCGGTACACACGCGGTGCCACGGGCGCCGACGGCAAGGCGGTGAACGTCTGA
- a CDS encoding TerD family protein: MTHAMLKGSNVPLEAETVRAVLRWTPGQGVPDVDASALLLGPDGRVRSDEDFVFYNQPRHPSGKVWRLGKRRVTEGLTDTIQSDLPGVEPDVGRILLVASADGITFDQVPALCILLYDAAVADGEPLAHFEIKPETGAETALICGELYRRGEGWKFRALGEGYSNGLKGLATDFGISVDESDAGEPQPSEPLPPEQPPSAPPEQPPAYGYPQLTSAPPAYGYPQPVPMPVPVPVPVPVGPVDPNFRLPPQGPQFIGR; this comes from the coding sequence ATGACGCACGCGATGCTGAAGGGGTCGAACGTCCCGCTGGAGGCCGAAACGGTCCGCGCCGTACTGCGCTGGACACCCGGACAGGGGGTCCCGGACGTGGATGCCTCGGCGCTGCTGCTGGGTCCCGACGGCCGTGTGCGCTCCGACGAGGACTTCGTCTTCTACAACCAGCCCCGGCACCCCTCCGGAAAGGTGTGGCGGCTGGGCAAGAGGCGGGTCACCGAGGGGCTGACCGACACGATCCAGTCGGATCTGCCGGGTGTCGAGCCGGACGTCGGCCGGATCCTGCTGGTCGCGTCCGCGGACGGCATCACCTTCGACCAGGTACCGGCGCTGTGCATCCTGCTGTACGACGCCGCGGTCGCCGACGGGGAGCCGCTGGCGCACTTCGAGATCAAGCCGGAGACGGGTGCGGAGACCGCGCTGATCTGCGGTGAGCTGTACCGGCGCGGGGAGGGCTGGAAGTTCCGCGCGCTGGGCGAGGGGTACTCGAACGGGCTGAAGGGGCTCGCGACGGACTTCGGTATCTCGGTGGACGAGTCGGACGCGGGCGAACCGCAGCCGTCCGAACCGCTTCCGCCCGAGCAACCGCCGTCGGCTCCGCCGGAGCAGCCGCCGGCCTACGGCTATCCGCAGCTGACGTCGGCGCCGCCGGCGTACGGGTATCCGCAGCCGGTGCCTATGCCGGTGCCGGTGCCCGTACCCGTGCCTGTGGGGCCGGTGGACCCGAACTTCCGGTTGCCTCCGCAGGGGCCGCAGTTCATCGGGCGCTGA
- a CDS encoding HAD family hydrolase: MPVLVASDLDRTLIYSAAALALTMPDAPPRSASLARAVPPAPRLLCVEVHEAKPLSYLTETAAQLLTDLGDTAVFVPTTTRTRKQYQRINLPGPPPKYAICANGGHLLVDGVTDADWHAGVQARLADECAPLAEVRDHLQRSADPAWLRKHRVAEDLFAYLVVERELLPGEWVKELAVWAEDRGWTVSLQGRKIYAVPQPLTKSAAVREVARRTGAELTLAAGDSLLDADLLLAADRGWRPGHGELADTGWTAPEIVALPERGVLAGERIVREFLRAARQAP; encoded by the coding sequence ATGCCGGTGCTGGTGGCGAGCGACCTCGACCGTACGCTGATCTACTCCGCGGCAGCCCTCGCGCTCACCATGCCGGACGCTCCCCCACGCTCGGCTTCGCTCGCGCGGGCGGTGCCCCCAGCGCCCCGGCTGCTGTGCGTGGAGGTGCACGAGGCCAAGCCGCTCTCCTACCTGACCGAGACGGCGGCCCAGCTGCTGACCGACCTCGGCGACACGGCCGTCTTCGTGCCGACGACGACCCGGACGCGCAAGCAGTACCAGCGCATCAACCTGCCCGGACCGCCCCCGAAGTACGCGATCTGCGCCAACGGCGGCCATCTGCTGGTCGACGGGGTCACCGACGCCGACTGGCACGCGGGCGTGCAGGCACGGCTCGCCGACGAGTGCGCACCGCTGGCGGAGGTCCGCGACCATCTGCAGCGCTCCGCCGACCCCGCCTGGCTGCGCAAGCACCGGGTCGCCGAGGATCTCTTCGCCTATCTCGTCGTGGAGCGCGAGCTGCTGCCCGGGGAATGGGTGAAGGAGCTGGCGGTGTGGGCGGAGGACCGGGGCTGGACCGTCTCCCTCCAGGGCCGCAAGATCTACGCCGTCCCGCAGCCGCTCACCAAGAGCGCGGCGGTACGCGAGGTCGCCCGCCGCACCGGCGCCGAGCTGACCCTGGCGGCCGGTGATTCCCTGCTCGACGCCGACCTGCTCCTCGCCGCCGACCGCGGCTGGCGCCCCGGACACGGCGAACTGGCGGACACGGGCTGGACGGCACCGGAGATCGTGGCGCTACCGGAGCGGGGGGTCCTGGCGGGGGAGAGGATCGTACGGGAGTTTCTACGGGCGGCACGACAAGCGCCCTGA
- a CDS encoding zinc ribbon domain-containing protein, giving the protein MPRYEYRCRTCGDTFELSRPMAESAAPATCPVGHEDTVKLLSTVAVGGVASSASAPAAQAGGGGCCGGGCCG; this is encoded by the coding sequence ATGCCTCGATACGAGTACCGGTGCCGCACGTGCGGCGACACCTTCGAACTGAGCCGTCCCATGGCCGAGTCCGCCGCCCCCGCGACGTGCCCTGTGGGGCATGAGGACACGGTCAAGTTGCTGTCGACCGTGGCGGTGGGCGGCGTCGCATCGAGTGCCTCCGCGCCTGCGGCGCAGGCCGGGGGCGGGGGTTGTTGTGGTGGGGGCTGTTGCGGGTAG